A single Desulfurellaceae bacterium DNA region contains:
- a CDS encoding methanol/ethanol family PQQ-dependent dehydrogenase has translation MQQQRLSRFVAAFLVFGFLFGVVPRADAQGLVEMQQEPGQWVLPGKDYAMTRHSPLNQITKDNVKDLEAAWTFSTGVLRGHEGAPLVVDNIMYVVTPFPNIVYALDLTRPGPAIKWKYAPEQDEAAIPVACCDTVNRGAAYAEGKIFFNQLDAHTVALDAETGKELWKVKQGDIGQGQTITMVPLVVRDKVLTGISGGEFGVRGFVTANNINTGEQVWRAYSTGPDSEVLIGEDFSSPYASHQGKDLGLSTWKGEEWKRGGGTTWGWYSYDPELDLFYYGTGNPGAWNPDQRPGANKWSMTLFARNPDTGMAKWAYQMTPHDAWDYDGINENILIDLPGANGNGARKVLIHFDRNGFAYVLDRTNGTLISAKPFGHVNWATGVDLETGLPIENPEKRTRQGENVTDICPAAMGTKDQQPAAYSPKTGLLYVPTNNLCMEYEGMQVNYMAGVPYVGAIVNMSPGPGGHRGEFIAWDPVAGEKKWGIKEKWSAWGGALSTAGDVVFYGTMDGWFKAVDAMSGEELWKFKTGSGIIGAPMTYLGPDGKQYVAILSGIGGWSGLVVAGDLATDDPTAALGAVGAFGELGQDTNKGGMLYVFGLDS, from the coding sequence ATGCAGCAACAGCGATTGAGCCGGTTTGTGGCAGCGTTTCTGGTGTTTGGATTCCTGTTCGGGGTCGTCCCCCGGGCCGATGCGCAGGGCTTGGTCGAGATGCAGCAGGAGCCCGGCCAGTGGGTCTTGCCCGGCAAGGATTATGCGATGACCCGTCACAGCCCGCTGAACCAGATCACCAAGGACAACGTCAAGGATCTGGAGGCGGCCTGGACCTTCTCGACCGGTGTCTTGCGCGGCCATGAGGGCGCTCCGCTGGTCGTCGACAACATTATGTATGTGGTCACGCCCTTCCCCAACATCGTGTACGCCCTGGATCTGACCCGACCGGGGCCGGCGATCAAGTGGAAATACGCGCCCGAGCAGGACGAGGCGGCCATCCCGGTTGCCTGCTGCGATACGGTCAACCGTGGGGCGGCCTACGCCGAGGGCAAGATCTTCTTCAATCAGCTCGATGCCCATACGGTTGCCCTGGACGCCGAGACCGGCAAAGAGCTGTGGAAGGTCAAACAGGGCGATATCGGCCAGGGCCAGACGATCACGATGGTGCCCCTGGTGGTTCGGGACAAGGTCTTGACCGGCATCAGCGGCGGCGAGTTTGGCGTGCGCGGCTTTGTGACCGCCAATAATATCAACACCGGCGAGCAGGTGTGGCGGGCCTACAGCACCGGGCCGGATTCGGAGGTGTTGATCGGGGAAGACTTTTCGTCGCCCTACGCCTCGCATCAGGGCAAAGACCTGGGTCTGTCAACCTGGAAGGGCGAGGAGTGGAAGCGCGGCGGCGGCACGACCTGGGGCTGGTACAGCTACGACCCGGAGCTGGACCTGTTCTACTACGGAACCGGCAACCCCGGAGCCTGGAATCCCGATCAGCGGCCGGGCGCGAACAAGTGGTCGATGACGCTGTTTGCCCGCAATCCCGACACCGGCATGGCCAAGTGGGCGTATCAGATGACCCCCCACGACGCCTGGGACTATGACGGCATCAATGAGAACATTCTGATTGACCTGCCGGGCGCGAACGGCAACGGCGCTCGGAAGGTCCTGATCCACTTTGATCGTAACGGTTTTGCCTACGTGCTTGATCGCACCAACGGCACCCTGATCAGCGCCAAGCCGTTCGGGCATGTGAACTGGGCCACGGGCGTTGATCTGGAGACCGGGCTGCCGATTGAAAACCCGGAGAAGCGCACCAGGCAGGGCGAGAATGTGACCGACATCTGCCCGGCGGCCATGGGCACCAAGGACCAGCAGCCGGCCGCCTACTCGCCCAAGACGGGCCTGCTATACGTGCCGACGAACAACTTGTGTATGGAGTACGAGGGCATGCAGGTCAACTACATGGCCGGCGTGCCGTATGTCGGGGCGATTGTGAATATGTCGCCCGGACCGGGCGGACACCGGGGCGAGTTCATCGCCTGGGATCCGGTGGCGGGCGAGAAGAAGTGGGGCATCAAGGAAAAGTGGTCGGCCTGGGGCGGCGCGCTGTCCACCGCCGGTGACGTGGTGTTCTACGGCACCATGGACGGCTGGTTCAAGGCGGTTGACGCCATGAGCGGGGAAGAGCTGTGGAAGTTCAAGACCGGCTCGGGCATTATTGGCGCGCCCATGACCTATCTTGGGCCGGACGGCAAACAGTATGTGGCTATTCTGTCGGGCATCGGCGGCTGGTCGGGCCTGGTGGTGGCGGGCGATCTGGCCACCGACGATCCGACCGCAGCGCTGGGCGCGGTCGGCGCCTTTGGCGAGCTGGGCCAGGACACCAACAAGGGCGGCATGCTGTACGTGTTCGGGCTTGATTCCTAG